Genomic DNA from Sporosarcina sp. ANT_H38:
CAGTTACCTAGTTGATTGTCAGGAGAGAGGGAATAAGCCAGGTACAATTAATACAAAAATCATGAGAATCTGAGCGTTCTACAATTATCTTATCGAAGAAAAAATAGTAAGTGAAAACATGGCTCTTAAAGTGAAGTTACAAAAAGAAGATGTGAAGATTGATGTGTTTACGGATGAACAGATTTATCAAATGTTAGCTTACTATCGGAGTTTAAGACGTAAGGAGAAAAGTTACTTCAGTTGCCGTGGTTACTTGTTAATAATGCTCTTACTTGGCACGGGAGTCAGGCGGAAAGAGGCAATAAATCTCAAATGGTCAGATATTGATATGCCAAATGTAACAATGAGTATTCATGGTAAAAACCGTCAATATGAAACAGTCTTTATGACTGAAAAACTTGTTAAGGAACTTTCTGTGTATAAGGTGTTCAGTAAGAATTTCTTTGGTGTGGAGAATGATTATGTATTCTTAAATCGTGATAACACTCCCATTACAGACAACTCCATTATGTTGGTGTTTAAGAACTTACAGAACCACATGGATTTTAAGGATGTGAGAGTGAGTCCACA
This window encodes:
- a CDS encoding tyrosine-type recombinase/integrase gives rise to the protein MALKVKLQKEDVKIDVFTDEQIYQMLAYYRSLRRKEKSYFSCRGYLLIMLLLGTGVRRKEAINLKWSDIDMPNVTMSIHGKNRQYETVFMTEKLVKELSVYKVFSKNFFGVENDYVFLNRDNTPITDNSIMLVFKNLQNHMDFKDVRVSPHTFRHTFCHRLAMSGMSAFAIQKMMRHKNINVTMRYVAMWGNELKEQNDKHNPLNNLDI